Proteins encoded within one genomic window of Arachis ipaensis cultivar K30076 chromosome B08, Araip1.1, whole genome shotgun sequence:
- the LOC107614055 gene encoding 14 kDa proline-rich protein DC2.15 — MASNKVIATILVLSLLAYSTLTHANCPPKKATPPPSPPVTPPPSPKPTPPTPTPSPKVTPPTPTPTPPTPTPSPKVTPPTPSTPCPPTPTPSPPSQEKCPKDTLKLGACADLLGLVNIIIGTPPSSQCCALIKGLADLEAALCLCTAIKANVLGINLNVPITLELILSACQKTVPPGFQCP, encoded by the coding sequence atgGCTTCAAACAAAGTCATTGCCACCATTTTGGTGCTCTCTCTCTTAGCCTACTCAACACTCACTCATGCCAATTGCCCACCAAAAAAAGCAACTCCACCACCTTCACCGCCGGTGACGCCGCCACCGTCACCAAAACCAACACCACCAACTCCGACTCCGTCTCCGAAAGTAACACCTCCAACTCCTACTCCGACACCACCAACTCCGACTCCGTCGCCGAAAGTAACACCTCCAACTCCTTCTACTCCATGTCCACCAACTCCAACTCCATCTCCACCATCCCAAGAAAAATGCCCTAAAGATACCCTAAAGTTAGGGGCTTGTGCTGACCTTTTAGGGCTTGTTAACATCATTATTGGGACTCCACCATCAAGCCAGTGTTGTGCATTGATTAAGGGTTTGGCTGATTTGGAAGCAGCACTTTGCCTTTGCACTGCAATTAAGGCCAATGTGCTTGGAATCAACTTGAATGTGCCTATCACACTTGAATTGATCCTTAGTGCATGCCAAAAAACTGTCCCTCCTGGCTTCCAATGTCCTTAA